A section of the Sceloporus undulatus isolate JIND9_A2432 ecotype Alabama chromosome 3, SceUnd_v1.1, whole genome shotgun sequence genome encodes:
- the LOC121924691 gene encoding collagenase 3-like isoform X1, protein MRHVMLLCSLMLLPCSFALPVAHRSVVSKLKDLKFIETYLDRFFPIVNKAIKETLEERIRKLQEFFHLTITGTIDTETVKIMEQPRCGVPDILEYSTFPRTPKWNKYSLTYRINNYTPDMPKDKVEAAIAKALKVWSDVTPLQFTRTTKPADIEIWFASGAHGDFYPFDGRSGTLAHAFAPGSDTGGDAHFDEDESWSETNREVNLFLVAAHEFGHSLGLGHSNVLGALMYPTYSYTNPETFRLPADDRRGIQRLYGNFIVEKLSHLIS, encoded by the exons ATGAGGCATGTGATGCTGCTATGCTCTCTGATGCTGCTCCCTTGCAGTTTTGCCCTTCCAGTAGCTCACAGATCTGTAGTATCAAAGCTCAAGGATCTTAAATTCATAGAG ACTTACCTTGACAGGTTCTTTCCCATTGTGAATAAAGCAATCAAGGAGACCCTGGAGGAACGTATAAGAAAACTGCAGGAGTTCTTCCATTTGACTATAACGGGAACAATTGATACagaaactgtaaaaataatggaACAGCCCAGATGCGGAGTTCCTGATATCTTGGAATACAGTACCTTTCCAAGAACACCAAAATGGAATAAGTATTCATTGACTTACAG GATTAATAACTACACCCCTGACATGCCTAAAGACAAGGTGGAAGCAGCCATAGCAAAGGCCCTTAAGGTTTGGAGTGATGTGACCCCTCTCCAGttcacaagaacaacaaagcctGCTGATATTGAAATTTGGTTTGCATCTGGTG CCCATGGTGACTTCTATCCTTTTGATGGGAGAAGTGGAACACTGGCCCATGCTTTTGCTCCTGGATCGGACACAGGGGGAGATGCCCACTTTGATGAGGATGAGTCCTGGTCAGAAACCAATAGAG AAGTCAACCTTTTCCTGGTTGCTGCACATGAGTTTGGTCATTCCTTGGGACTGGGTCACTCAAACGTCCTTGGTGCTTTGATGTATCCTACTTATTCCTATACGAACCCAGAAACCTTTCGCCTTCCAGCAGATGACAGACGAGGAATACAGCGATTATATGGTAATTTCATTGTGGAAAAGCTTTCACATTTGATAAGTTAG
- the LOC121924691 gene encoding collagenase 3-like isoform X2, which translates to MRHVMLLCSLMLLPCSFALPVAHRSVVSKLKDLKFIETYLDRFFPIVNKAIKETLEERIRKLQEFFHLTITGTIDTETVKIMEQPRCGVPDILEYSTFPRTPKWNKYSLTYRINNYTPDMPKDKVEAAIAKALKVWSDVTPLQFTRTTKPADIEIWFASGAHGDFYPFDGRSGTLAHAFAPGSDTGGDAHFDEDESWSETNREVNLFLVAAHEFGHSLGLGHSNVLGALMYPTYSYTNPETFRLPADDRRGIQRLYGRRWK; encoded by the exons ATGAGGCATGTGATGCTGCTATGCTCTCTGATGCTGCTCCCTTGCAGTTTTGCCCTTCCAGTAGCTCACAGATCTGTAGTATCAAAGCTCAAGGATCTTAAATTCATAGAG ACTTACCTTGACAGGTTCTTTCCCATTGTGAATAAAGCAATCAAGGAGACCCTGGAGGAACGTATAAGAAAACTGCAGGAGTTCTTCCATTTGACTATAACGGGAACAATTGATACagaaactgtaaaaataatggaACAGCCCAGATGCGGAGTTCCTGATATCTTGGAATACAGTACCTTTCCAAGAACACCAAAATGGAATAAGTATTCATTGACTTACAG GATTAATAACTACACCCCTGACATGCCTAAAGACAAGGTGGAAGCAGCCATAGCAAAGGCCCTTAAGGTTTGGAGTGATGTGACCCCTCTCCAGttcacaagaacaacaaagcctGCTGATATTGAAATTTGGTTTGCATCTGGTG CCCATGGTGACTTCTATCCTTTTGATGGGAGAAGTGGAACACTGGCCCATGCTTTTGCTCCTGGATCGGACACAGGGGGAGATGCCCACTTTGATGAGGATGAGTCCTGGTCAGAAACCAATAGAG AAGTCAACCTTTTCCTGGTTGCTGCACATGAGTTTGGTCATTCCTTGGGACTGGGTCACTCAAACGTCCTTGGTGCTTTGATGTATCCTACTTATTCCTATACGAACCCAGAAACCTTTCGCCTTCCAGCAGATGACAGACGAGGAATACAGCGATTATATG
- the LOC121924691 gene encoding matrix metalloproteinase-18-like isoform X3 — protein sequence MKEEMGMEEKGNKTPPAQTYLDRFFPIVNKAIKETLEERIRKLQEFFHLTITGTIDTETVKIMEQPRCGVPDILEYSTFPRTPKWNKYSLTYRINNYTPDMPKDKVEAAIAKALKVWSDVTPLQFTRTTKPADIEIWFASGAHGDFYPFDGRSGTLAHAFAPGSDTGGDAHFDEDESWSETNREVNLFLVAAHEFGHSLGLGHSNVLGALMYPTYSYTNPETFRLPADDRRGIQRLYGNFIVEKLSHLIS from the exons ATGAAAGAAGAGATGGggatggaagagaagggaaacaaAACACCTCCTGCTCAG ACTTACCTTGACAGGTTCTTTCCCATTGTGAATAAAGCAATCAAGGAGACCCTGGAGGAACGTATAAGAAAACTGCAGGAGTTCTTCCATTTGACTATAACGGGAACAATTGATACagaaactgtaaaaataatggaACAGCCCAGATGCGGAGTTCCTGATATCTTGGAATACAGTACCTTTCCAAGAACACCAAAATGGAATAAGTATTCATTGACTTACAG GATTAATAACTACACCCCTGACATGCCTAAAGACAAGGTGGAAGCAGCCATAGCAAAGGCCCTTAAGGTTTGGAGTGATGTGACCCCTCTCCAGttcacaagaacaacaaagcctGCTGATATTGAAATTTGGTTTGCATCTGGTG CCCATGGTGACTTCTATCCTTTTGATGGGAGAAGTGGAACACTGGCCCATGCTTTTGCTCCTGGATCGGACACAGGGGGAGATGCCCACTTTGATGAGGATGAGTCCTGGTCAGAAACCAATAGAG AAGTCAACCTTTTCCTGGTTGCTGCACATGAGTTTGGTCATTCCTTGGGACTGGGTCACTCAAACGTCCTTGGTGCTTTGATGTATCCTACTTATTCCTATACGAACCCAGAAACCTTTCGCCTTCCAGCAGATGACAGACGAGGAATACAGCGATTATATGGTAATTTCATTGTGGAAAAGCTTTCACATTTGATAAGTTAG